In one window of Megalopta genalis isolate 19385.01 chromosome 4, iyMegGena1_principal, whole genome shotgun sequence DNA:
- the LOC117218850 gene encoding tubulin glycylase 3A-like has product MNANDEAASNLEPVSPEKAEKNDTETVEENVAQPETNTNNASGDAKEPKEEESVQALVELPPTLHERFMRIKEMVKDAITAHHTFMIYGRARVVRECLLKRGWCEKFFRKNPTAEHFTVNSSPVVLLAGIGDLKDQQSERQLISRMLSNHTVDFLWNTGSEWPGWPSQDNKTTIFNRYCRAGFTSKVGLCSNVRQMHWYYEAGVANTLFPRCYNLCQGDQMHAFVEDFRFTACLSLLKWLVDKINAEGENAVRSPTGTVPLKALEFAIKRCSDYISAQSHEDIDQETERVWAHQWDQFISWYYLIVHGQSLFIRNSVPFQKFFLAAKHILKKMRKYCPQMDMDGMMNVWIMKPGNKSRGRGIVLLNKLEDVMAKMNPSNKTDTRYVVQKYIERPLLIHSTKFDIRQWFIVTCAQPLTLWIYKESYLRFCSQKFCLTNFHESIHLCNHAIQCKYTNCGDRDPALPSDNMWDATTFKDFLKSQGHDKAWDETIYPGMKQGLVGSLLASQEAMDRRKNSFELYGADFMVMEDFSVWLIEINSHPDMSYSSKVTTRLCRQVLEDTVKVVIDFREDKNADTGEFELAYRQRMPSCQPYLGAALSLQGTRITSFEKKSNCFGQDSKVSLSSKTPMTCLTKKKSTVNTQIGPVIVDLIEELEIQLDQEFYAYYKVDSPKFRQALPATAAPKSPKTAMLVDKQESTVKSAPTGGRPNVKSKSLGAVQNLKIPEKTIGSQRAPSRTPRKSRAFTGATTYKMDGSPVRQSLISKIMAFQKQSTKLAPKSDKPSKTTQEKIIKSAVRDAIKKYKRSGTLAPSPSDVPALPSLLPSSRTSEVTTGKSKSRSVVPRKSVHQRKNMVLTDITDMYAVGMRLTK; this is encoded by the exons GAGAAAAATGACACGGAGACCGTAGAGGAGAACGTCGCGCAGCCGGAAACGAACACGAACAATGCTTCCGGCGACGCGAAGGAACCCAAAGAAGAAG AATCCGTTCAAGCCCTCGTGGAACTGCCACCGACGCTCCACGAGCGCTTCATGCGCATCAAGGAGATGGTAAAGGACGCCATAACAGCTCACCACACGTTCATGATCTACGGAAGGGCTCGCGTGGTCCGGGAATGTCTGCTGAAGAGGGGCTGGTGCGAGAAATTCTTCCGGAAGAATCCGACCG CCGAACATTTCACCGTGAACTCGAGTCCCGTGGTGCTGCTGGCCGGCATCGGCGACTTGAAGGACCAGCAGAGCGAACGGCAGCTGATCTCGAGGATGCTCAGCAACCATACCGTCGACTTCCTGTGGAACACGGGGTCCGAGTGGCCCGGATGGCCGTCCCAGGACAACAAGACCACCATCTTCAACAGATACTGCCGGGCCGGATTCACCTCGAAG GTGGGCTTGTGCTCGAACGTCAGACAGATGCACTGGTATTACGAGGCCGGGGTGGCGAACACCCTCTTCCCTCGCTGCTACAACCTGTGCCAAGGTGATCAGATGCACGCGTTCGTCGAAGACTTTCG GTTCACGGCCTGCCTGAGCCTGCTGAAGTGGCTGGTAGACAAGATCAACGCGGAAGGCGAGAACGCGGTGCGATCGCCGACGGGCACGGTGCCATTAAAGGCCCTGGAGTTCGCGATCAAGCGGTGCAGCGATTACATCAGCGCCCAGTCCCACGAGGACATCGATCAGGAGACGGAGAGGGTGTGGGCGCATCAGTGGGACCAGTTTATCAGCTGGTACTATCTGATCGTCCACGGCCAGTCGTTGTTCATTCGGAACAGCGTGCCTTTCCAA AAATTCTTCCTGGCGGCGAAGCACATCCTGAAGAAGATGAGGAAGTACTGTCCCCAGATGGACATGGACGGCATGATGAACGTGTGGATCATGAAGCCTGGGAACAAGAGTCGGGGCCGCGGCATCGTGCTGCTCAACAAACTGGAGGACGTGATGGCGAAGATGAATCCGTCGAACAAAACGGACACCCGTTACGTCGTGCAGAAGTACATCG AACGGCCGTTGCTCATTCACAGCACGAAGTTCGACATCAGGCAGTGGTTCATCGTCACCTGCGCCCAGCCCCTGACTCTCTGGATATACAA GGAGAGCTATCTGCGGTTCTGCTCGCAGAAATTCTGCCTGACGAACTTCCACGAATCGATCCACCTGTGCAATCACGCGATCCAGTGCAAGTACACGAATTGCGGCGACAGGGATCCTGCGTTGCCCTCGGACAACATGTGGGACGCGACCACCTTCAAGGACTTCCTCAA GTCCCAGGGTCACGACAAGGCGTGGGACGAGACCATATACCCGGGGATGAAGCAGGGTCTGGTGGGATCTCTGCTGGCCAGCCAGGAAGCCATGGATCGCCGGAAGAACAGCTTCGAGCTTTACGGCGCGGACTTCATGGTCATGGAGGACTTTTCCGTCTGGCTGATCGAGATCAACAGCCACCCGGACATGAGCTACTCGAGCAAAGTGACCACTCGCCTCTGCAGACAGGTCTTGGAGGACACCGTGAAAG TGGTGATCGATTTCCGGGAGGATAAGAACGCGGACACGGGGGAGTTCGAGCTGGCTTACAGGCAGAGGATGCCCAGCTGTCAGCCGTATCTGGGCGCGGCGTTGTCCCTTCAAGGGACTCGAATCACGTCTTTCGAGAAGAAGTCGAATTGCTTCGGCCAGGACTCCAAAGTCAGCCTTTCGTCCAAGACGCCGATG ACGTGTCTGACGAAGAAGAAGTCGACGGTGAACACGCAGATCGGACCAGTGATCGTCGATCTGATCGAGGAGCTGGAGATCCAGCTGGACCAGGAGTTCTACGCCTACTACAAGGTGGACTCGCCCAAATTCAGGCAAGCACTGCCAGCGACTGCGGCACCGAAATCCCCGAAGACCGCCATGCTGGTCGATAAGCAGGAGTCGACCGTGAAAAGCGCACCCACGGGTGGCAGACCCAACGTTAAATCCAAGTCGTTGGGGGCGGTTCAG AACTTGAAGATACCCGAGAAGACCATCGGCAGTCAGAGGGCGCCATCTCGGACGCCGAGAAAGTCGAGGGCGTTTACCGGTGCGACGACCTACAAAATGGACGGGTCACCCGTCAGGCAGTCCTTGATCTCGAAGATCATGGCCTTTCAGAAACAGTCGACGAAGCTGGCCCCGAAGAGCGACAAGCCGAGCAAAACGACTCAGGAAAAG ATCATCAAGTCGGCTGTGCGGGACGCTATCAAAAAGTACAAAAGAAGCGGCACCCTGGCTCCGAGCCCGTCGGATGTGCCGGCACTGCCTTCTCTACTGCCGTCGAGCAGAACGAGCGAAGTGACCACGGGGAAGAGCAAGAGCCGCAGCGTCGTCCCGAGGAAGAGCGTTCATCAGAGGAAGAACATGGTGCTGACCGACATCACCGACATGTACGCGGTCGGCATGAGGCTGACAAAATAA
- the LOC143259368 gene encoding tubulin glycylase 3A-like isoform X1, translating to MLHRDGSINFFENRERAEAIDPNHGILLVHEKIAGLENEDREIQSRNCTRTISTRKWQIMLTSDHCTIKEHCQGWQIYPSSIKETEEKSQLLLRVSDSNMDPPAISATEPVRTANAEILCNREDLSDLLDERDKEEENEHGRIVLKDYLKLLTTDQAKISFILTMLTKAVNEHKIFVIFGSFPALRKPLGKRGWIEKRYIRKMISMTPEMSAAGLETIEKLLRCPADLMWYTNKKVTTKMDDKTIVNKFSGCYFTSKVDMCNNLENVCWYYEVGVSTIQFPRCYNVYQAAQIEEFVRDFRITACMGILKWFLFLASVAGSNATWSATGTVPMSAILFALERCREYISVCAHEDIDEHKDASVSPADWSQFLTWYERFLHKREILEKSDGLDIENLVSYTANTLKDMIQCRPQSRIDGMRNVWILKPGDKSLGRGIVLKNSLADILNKVNHAAKEYMQYVVQKYIERPLLVHKTKVDVRQWFLITSTQPLVVWMYKDILLRFASKDFTLENFHESIHLCNTTVQLKYRKTVKPNARIPGELHWNLQRFKEYLKATDREFAWEKLIKPGIKQNLIGALLASQENMVNRRNSFQLYGADFLIMDDLSVWLIEINTNPRLHPPSSSVTGKLYPEVIEDTMKVVVDGRKNRKAPCGKFECIYKQRSPFHGNVFGQAMSLGIRGKALLPSQSSPRKS from the exons ATGTTACACCGAGACGGCTCTatcaattttttcgaaaatagaGAACGCGCTGAAGCGATCGATCCTAACCATGGAATCCTGCTCGTCCACGAGAAAATTGCAGGACTCGAGAACGAAGACCGCGAAATACAGAGCCGGAACTGCACGAGAACAATTAGCACGCGAAAATGGCAGATCATGTTAACTTCCGATCATTGCACGATTAAAGAACACTGTCAAGGTTGGCAG ATATATCCGAGTTCCATAAAAGAAACCGAAGAGAAGTCGCAGCTGCTTCTGCGTGTATCCGATTCGAACATGGACCCTCCAGCTATTTCGGCAACCGAACCGGTCAGAACCGCGAACGCCGAGATCCTCTGCAATCGCGAGGATCTGAGCGATCTCCTCGACGAAAGGGACAAAGAGGAAGAAAACGAGCACGGCAGGATCGTGTTGAAGGACTATTTGAAGCTGCTGACCACCGACCAAGCGAAGATCAGCTTCATTCTGACGATGCTGACGAAGGCGGTGAACGAGCACAAGATCTTCGTGATCTTCGGCTCGTTCCCAGCCCTGAGGAAGCCTCTGGGCAAACGCGGCTGGATCGAGAAGAGATACATCCGCAAAATGATCTCGATGACGCCGGAAATGTCTGCAG CCGGCTTGGAGACAATTGAGAAATTGCTACGCTGTCCCGCGGATCTGATGTGGTATACGAACAAAAAGGTtaccacgaaaatggacgacaAAACCATAGTCAATAAATTCTCCGGCTGCTATTTTACGTCGAAG GTGGACATGTGCAACAACTTGGAGAACGTTTGCTGGTACTACGAGGTTGGCGTGTCGACTATCCAGTTCCCACGATGCTACAACGTGTACCAA GCCGCACAGATCGAGGAGTTCGTGCGGGACTTTCGGATCACCGCTTGCATGGGGATCCTCAAGTGGTTTCTGTTTTTAGCCAGCGTGGCCGGATCGAACGCCACTTGGTCAGCGACCGGCACCGTGCCCATGTCCGCCATATTGTTCGCACTGGAGCGTTGCAGGGAATACATAAG CGTGTGCGCGCACGAGGACATCGACGAGCACAAGGATGCGAGCGTGTCGCCGGCCGATTGGAGCCAGTTCCTGACTTGGTACGAACGCTTCTTGCACAAACGCGAGATCCTGGAGAAAAGCGACGGGCTCGACATCGAG AACCTCGTGTCGTACACGGCGAACACTCTGAAGGACATGATACAGTGCCGGCCACAGAGTCGGATCGACGGGATGAGGAACGTGTGGATCTTGAAGCCGGGCGACAAGAGCTTGGGCAGGGGCATAGTGTTGAAGAATTCGCTGGCCGACATCCTGAACAAGGTGAACCACGCCGCGAAGGAGTACATGCAGTACGTCGTGCAGAAGTACATAG AACGGCCTCTGCTCGTCCACAAAACGAAAGTCGACGTCAGACAATGGTTTCTGATCACGAGCACGCAACCGTTGGTCGTCTGGATGTACAA GGACATCCTGCTGCGGTTCGCATCGAAGGACTTCACGCTCGAAAACTTCCACGAGTCGATTCACCTGTGCAACACCACGGTGCAGCTGAAGTACAGGAAAACGGTGAAGCCGAACGCGCGGATACCCGGCGAGCTCCACTGGAATCTTCAGAGGTTCAAGGAATACTTAAA AGCGACGGATCGCGAGTTCGCCTGGGAGAAGCTGATCAAGCCGGGCATAAAGCAGAATTTAATAGGGGCACTTCTGGCATCTCAAGAAAACATGGTGAATCGCCGGAACAGCTTCCAATTATACGGCGCCGATTTCCTGATAATGGACGACCTGTCGGTCTGGTTAATCGAGATCAATACGAACCCGAGGCTGCATCCGCCGAGCAGCTCCGTTACCGGGAAACTTTACCCGGAAGTGATCGAGGACACGATGAAAG TGGTTGTAGACGGTCGCAAGAACAGGAAGGCTCCCTGCGGGAAATTCGAATGCATTTACAAGCAGCGCAGTCCATTTCACGGTAATGTTTTCGGGCAAGCGATGAGTCTGGGAATTCGTGGGAAAGCTCTGCTGCCCTCGCAGTCTTCGCCGCGGAAATCATGA
- the LOC143259368 gene encoding tubulin glycylase 3A-like isoform X2, producing the protein MLHRDGSINFFENRERAEAIDPNHGILLVHEKIAGLENEDREIQSRNCTRTISTRKWQIMLTSDHCTIKEHCQGWQIYPSSIKETEEKSQLLLRVSDSNMDPPAISATEPVRTANAEILCNREDLSDLLDERDKEEENEHGRIVLKDYLKLLTTDQAKISFILTMLTKAVNEHKIFVIFGSFPALRKPLGKRGWIEKRYIRKMISMTPEMSAAGLETIEKLLRCPADLMWYTNKKVTTKMDDKTIVNKFSGCYFTSKVDMCNNLENVCWYYEVGVSTIQFPRCYNVYQAAQIEEFVRDFRITACMGILKWFLFLASVAGSNATWSATGTVPMSAILFALERCREYISVCAHEDIDEHKDASVSPADWSQFLTWYERFLHKREILEKSDGLDIENLVSYTANTLKDMIQCRPQSRIDGMRNVWILKPGDKSLGRGIVLKNSLADILNKVNHAAKEYMQYVVQKYIERPLLVHKTKVDVRQWFLITSTQPLVVWMYKDILLRFASKDFTLENFHESIHLCNTTVQLKYRKTVKPNARIPGELHWNLQRATDREFAWEKLIKPGIKQNLIGALLASQENMVNRRNSFQLYGADFLIMDDLSVWLIEINTNPRLHPPSSSVTGKLYPEVIEDTMKVVVDGRKNRKAPCGKFECIYKQRSPFHGNVFGQAMSLGIRGKALLPSQSSPRKS; encoded by the exons ATGTTACACCGAGACGGCTCTatcaattttttcgaaaatagaGAACGCGCTGAAGCGATCGATCCTAACCATGGAATCCTGCTCGTCCACGAGAAAATTGCAGGACTCGAGAACGAAGACCGCGAAATACAGAGCCGGAACTGCACGAGAACAATTAGCACGCGAAAATGGCAGATCATGTTAACTTCCGATCATTGCACGATTAAAGAACACTGTCAAGGTTGGCAG ATATATCCGAGTTCCATAAAAGAAACCGAAGAGAAGTCGCAGCTGCTTCTGCGTGTATCCGATTCGAACATGGACCCTCCAGCTATTTCGGCAACCGAACCGGTCAGAACCGCGAACGCCGAGATCCTCTGCAATCGCGAGGATCTGAGCGATCTCCTCGACGAAAGGGACAAAGAGGAAGAAAACGAGCACGGCAGGATCGTGTTGAAGGACTATTTGAAGCTGCTGACCACCGACCAAGCGAAGATCAGCTTCATTCTGACGATGCTGACGAAGGCGGTGAACGAGCACAAGATCTTCGTGATCTTCGGCTCGTTCCCAGCCCTGAGGAAGCCTCTGGGCAAACGCGGCTGGATCGAGAAGAGATACATCCGCAAAATGATCTCGATGACGCCGGAAATGTCTGCAG CCGGCTTGGAGACAATTGAGAAATTGCTACGCTGTCCCGCGGATCTGATGTGGTATACGAACAAAAAGGTtaccacgaaaatggacgacaAAACCATAGTCAATAAATTCTCCGGCTGCTATTTTACGTCGAAG GTGGACATGTGCAACAACTTGGAGAACGTTTGCTGGTACTACGAGGTTGGCGTGTCGACTATCCAGTTCCCACGATGCTACAACGTGTACCAA GCCGCACAGATCGAGGAGTTCGTGCGGGACTTTCGGATCACCGCTTGCATGGGGATCCTCAAGTGGTTTCTGTTTTTAGCCAGCGTGGCCGGATCGAACGCCACTTGGTCAGCGACCGGCACCGTGCCCATGTCCGCCATATTGTTCGCACTGGAGCGTTGCAGGGAATACATAAG CGTGTGCGCGCACGAGGACATCGACGAGCACAAGGATGCGAGCGTGTCGCCGGCCGATTGGAGCCAGTTCCTGACTTGGTACGAACGCTTCTTGCACAAACGCGAGATCCTGGAGAAAAGCGACGGGCTCGACATCGAG AACCTCGTGTCGTACACGGCGAACACTCTGAAGGACATGATACAGTGCCGGCCACAGAGTCGGATCGACGGGATGAGGAACGTGTGGATCTTGAAGCCGGGCGACAAGAGCTTGGGCAGGGGCATAGTGTTGAAGAATTCGCTGGCCGACATCCTGAACAAGGTGAACCACGCCGCGAAGGAGTACATGCAGTACGTCGTGCAGAAGTACATAG AACGGCCTCTGCTCGTCCACAAAACGAAAGTCGACGTCAGACAATGGTTTCTGATCACGAGCACGCAACCGTTGGTCGTCTGGATGTACAA GGACATCCTGCTGCGGTTCGCATCGAAGGACTTCACGCTCGAAAACTTCCACGAGTCGATTCACCTGTGCAACACCACGGTGCAGCTGAAGTACAGGAAAACGGTGAAGCCGAACGCGCGGATACCCGGCGAGCTCCACTGGAATCTTCAGAG AGCGACGGATCGCGAGTTCGCCTGGGAGAAGCTGATCAAGCCGGGCATAAAGCAGAATTTAATAGGGGCACTTCTGGCATCTCAAGAAAACATGGTGAATCGCCGGAACAGCTTCCAATTATACGGCGCCGATTTCCTGATAATGGACGACCTGTCGGTCTGGTTAATCGAGATCAATACGAACCCGAGGCTGCATCCGCCGAGCAGCTCCGTTACCGGGAAACTTTACCCGGAAGTGATCGAGGACACGATGAAAG TGGTTGTAGACGGTCGCAAGAACAGGAAGGCTCCCTGCGGGAAATTCGAATGCATTTACAAGCAGCGCAGTCCATTTCACGGTAATGTTTTCGGGCAAGCGATGAGTCTGGGAATTCGTGGGAAAGCTCTGCTGCCCTCGCAGTCTTCGCCGCGGAAATCATGA